A region of the Candidatus Zixiibacteriota bacterium genome:
CACCCACAAGATCGAAATCCTCTATCTCGGCCTTGCCACGGTCTACTCGTTCATGATTCCGCTCAAGGGGCGCCTTGACCTCATGGATGCGGTGATCTTCATCGCGATTTTCGTTTTCTACGTGCGCGCTGCGTCGAAGGCGGCCCACGTGGAGCCGGAGCTGGAAGGTCCCACCGAATTGATCGCTTCGTGGGGCGCGAGCCCGCGGCGAGCGGCGACCGTGTTGTTCTTCGTGTTCGCGGGATACACGATTTTCATTTCCGCCGAGCCGTTCGCCGAAGGGCTTCTGGAGACCGGCCGGACGTTCGGGATCGAGGAATTCGTCCTCGTCCAGTGGCTCGCACCGCTAGCCTCGGAATCCCCCGAGTTCATCGTTGCCATTCTTTTTGCGATCCGCGCCAATCCCGGCGCCAGCATGGGGACGCTGCTCTCCTCAAAGGTGAATCAGTGGACTCTCCTGGTCGGCATGCTGCCCGTTGTCTTTGCCGTTTCGAAGGGTGAGTTGAGCCCGATGCACATGGACACGCGTCAGGTCGAGGAAATGCTGCTGACGGCGGCGCAGTCGCTTTTCGCGGTCGCCATTCTCGCCAACCTGTCGTTCTCCCTCGGGGAAGCGCTGGTGGTTTTTATTTTGTTCTCGACCCAGCTGCTCATTCCCGATCCGGCCTTCCGGTACTACTACGCGTTCCTTTACATCATCCTCGGCGTGGGGCTGGTGGCGCTGAAAAAGGACTCACGCCAGGCCGTCTGCGGGCTGTTCGCGAGGCAGCCTACGGCACGTTTGTGATTCGCTGCCGGAGGCTGCTCCGGGGTCGGCCTGCGCCGATTTCTTCCGTCAGTGCTTGGCGGCGGGCTTTTCTTCCTTGATGTTCTCGTGGATCAGGCGCGGGACCCCGCCGCAGTTAAAGCAACGGGGCGGCTGGTACTTCGTCTCGCCTTCGGGATACCGCATAAAGCGACGGTAGAAGGGCTTTTCCGTGCCGACGTAATCGTCGTAGTAGAAGGCCAGTTTGCCGCATTCGCTACATTGAAGGTATTTCGCCATTTTGTGTTCCGTCGTTCTTATGGCTTGAACACGTCCGTGATTTTCTGCCGGCCACCGTTTTCCGGGTAGGGCTCTTCCCGGTAGAGGCCCAGGGCCTGCATCACCGGCGTGTCCTGCACGGAAAAGAGAATCGCCTCCTCCTTGCTTTCATTCGCGTGCTCGTGCCAGGCCCAGGGAGGGACGACGAAGAAGTCGCCGCGCTCCCAATCGAACCGCCTCCCGTTGATGACCGTGTATCCCGTTCCCTCGAAGACATGATAAACCGCGCTGTTGACCTGGCGATGAGCCTGGGTGTGCACGCCGGGGCGGATCATCTGGACGATGCAGCTCATGGTGGGGAGCGTGGGGCCTCCGGTGTTGGGGTTTCGATATTCGAAGCAGACGTCGTCGAAGGGGCTTGCAGGCGCCTCGCCGACTCTTTTCAGCGCCTCGTACGTCGGCGCCCATTTGAAGTTGAGCAGCGGGGAGTAGGCCTCCTGAGGCTTCTCCCAGGTCGGCATCAAATGAGGGCCGCCGAAGCTCCGCTCGGAACCGTTGACCTGCACGACGGGCTGCTGCAGCCCGGGATAGAGCTCGAAAAAGATGGCATCCAGGTCGCCGACCAGGGGCAGGTCCAGTCCGTCCATCCAGATCATCGCCTCGTTAGCTTCCGATCCATGGTCGTGCCACGTCCAGTTCGGGGTGAGCACGAGATCGCCCCGGCTCATGACGCATTTGTCCCCGTTGACATTCGTGAAGCAACGCTCTCCCTCGATGATGAAGCGAATCGCCGATGCGGTATGCCGGTGGCAGGGAGCGACTTCGCCCGGGAGAACGATCTGCACCGCCCCCCAAAGCGTGTGGGTCGCGGCGTATTTTCCTCCCAGGCCGGGGTTGACGAACGCCAGCACCCGCCGCTCGCCGCCGCGCTCGATCGGCACCAGCTCGGCGGCCCGGTACGCCAGGCGCCGAAGCTCCGACCAGCGCCACAGGTAAGGCAAAACCTTGGTTTGGGGCTCGAAGGGGAGCAGCTTGGCCGTGACCGTCCACAACGGCACGAGATGCCGCTCGCCGGTTTCTCGGTAGAACGCCTCCAGCTGACCGGGGTCGGTTTCGAAGCGGCTCATGGCGGGTTCCTCACCTTTGGCCCAAGAATACTCGTCAATCGTGGGCCAATCAAGCGCCCTGGCGTCGAAGCATCGCGCCGGAAGGTCGATCGTTGTTGCAAGCGCCGGCGATCCCTTCTAGAATCCGTACCCGGACTCGGCTCCGTCCACCGGCCGGCCTACAGGAGGAGGAAGATCATGGCGGTTAGGCTTTTTCAATCCCAGACTTCGATGTTCTGCGAAAAAGTGAGAGTGGTGCTTGCGATGAAACAGGTCCCGTACGAAATCGTCGACGTGAGAAAAGACGATCGCAAGTCCCTCATCGCCTACTCGAATCAGCGGAAAGTCCCGGTCATGGATTATCACGGCCAATGCGTGATCGACTCCACCACGATCGCGGCGTTTCTGGAGCAAAAGCATCCCGCCAACAGCATCTATCCGGCCAATCCCTCCGACAAAGGCCTCTGTCTTCTGCTCGAGGACTGGTCCGACGAGGTTCTGATTCAAGCCAATCACGCCATCCGTAGGGCGGAAACCGAGGAAGCGCGGAAGAAGGCCGAGGAAGCGTTTCAGGTTCACTTCGGGTCGCTCGATCAGCTTTTTACCGGCAGAACGTTCATTTTCGACCGCATGACTATTGCCGACATTTCGATTTTTTCTCAGCTGCACTACCTTTACACGGTCGTGCATTACGAAATTCCGGGGCGGTACGAGAATCTGAACGCCTGGCTGGAGCGCATGCGCCGGGCGCTGAAGCTGAACTCGTTGGCGGAAAGCTTTGCCGCGCCTTCGCTGTGACCACGGCGGCGGGATTCGATCGGTTTTCTATGCCTGCCGGGATCTCCGGCGGGGGAAAAACGATCGCCTGACGCCCGGCCTGTTTCTGCCTTGAAAAAAACCCTCGTCCGATCGCCGGGCCTGCAATGCCGCAGGCGGCAGCGCCTGCGCCCGCCCTTCGCGCGGGGAGCGGGCCGTCGACGGCGTACCGGTGCAGCCACGGGTCCCGTCTGGCGCGACTGAAGATGGACGACCGTTATTCGAGCCTCCTGCTGCGAACCTGCATCGCCGGTTGCCTGCTGGGGCTTGCCGCGACCGTTTACCTTCTCGCGGGAGTCGCCGGATACCTGCGCAGCGCTTGGCTCAACGCCACGGCGGCGGGCGCTGCGGCGGGTGCAGCTGCATTTATCGTGATCGAAATCGCCGCCATCGCCTCGCGGGTCGCCGGGCGGGGGCGATGGCTCTGGGGAGCGATTGTGGCTCTCGCGCTGGCTCAAGTCGCCCTCAGCCTGACTCCTCCCATAGCCCGCGATGAGCTCACGCACCACCTGGCGATTCCGAATCTGTACGTCCGGGAGGGCCGCATTGTCGGGGTTCCTTTCGCTCCTTACTCCTACTATCCCATGCTCCTCGACATGCTCTATATCCCTTGGATTTACTGGGAAATCGACTTCGTGCCGAAGCTGGTGCATGGAACGTTCGGGTGGCTCACCGGACTGTTGATCTTCGCCCATCTCTCCGCGCGGATGAACGCGGTTTACGGGCTTTTGGGCTTTTTCTTTTTCGCTTCCGTGCCCGCGGTCTTGCGCTCGATGCACGCGGCTTACGTCGACCTGGGGCTGGTATTCTACTCAACCGCAAGCCTGCTTTGCCTCGTTCGCTGGCGGGAAGAGGGGGCGCGGCGGTGGCTGGCGTTGGCTGCTTGCTCGGCGGGTTTCGCCGCTGCGACCAAGCCGAACGGCTTGCTGAGCCTGGCGCTCTTGTCGATGGTCTTCCTTTTGTCCGCGGCATCGGCGGGAGCGCCGAAGCGGATCGTCGGCGCGGTCGCGCTCTTCGGAACGCTGGCGTTGATTCCGGTGCTGCCGTGGCTCATCAAGAACGAGCTCCAGACGGGAAATCCTTTTTATCCGTTCTTGGGCCGGTTTTTCGAAGCGACTCGGGATCCGGCTCCGGGAATAGGCGCGGCCTTCACGGAGCTCGGGATCTTTGCAAAGAGGAAACTCCTCTACGGCGAGCGCTGGTGGCAGATCGCGGCCCTGCCGCTGCGGGTGTTTTTTTCCGGGAGGGACCACAGCCCGCAGTATTTCGACGGCGTGCTGACCCCGTTGCTGATCCTCGGTCTGCCGTGGGCGTTCAAGGGAAAGTGGCTCTGCGAGAAAAAGCTTTGCATCGGTTTTGCGGCTCTGTTCCTGGGCTACGCGATTTTCCTGGCCGACCTGCGCGTCCGCTACATCCTGCCGATCGTGCCGCCTTTGGTGATCCTGCTCGTCTACGCGGTCTTCAACATCTACCTGAGAATCGGCAGGCCAGCCTACCTGTACGCGGGCTTGCTGTTCTTCGCGGCGGTGAACGCGGGCTATCTGCACCGCTATGCGCAGGAGACCGGGGCGATCTCCTATCTGGCTGGCGGGCAAAGCAGGGAGGGGTACCTGGAGAGCAAGCTCGCCGAATACCCCGCGATGCGCTACGTCAACGAGCAAACGCCCGAAACGTCGAAAATTTATCTTCTCTTCGTCGGGCGAAGAGCGTATTATTGTCGGCGTCGATACATTCACGACGGCGGCGAGCTCCCGGCGCGTTTGCTTCGCGCCGTTCGACAGTCCGCCGGGCCGGCGGAGGTTGCGGGCAGGCTCAGGGGTGAAGGCATCACGCACCTGCTGGTCAGACGCGATCTGCTGGACAGGTATATGGCGGACAACCTGAAGCCGTCGGAGCTCACGGTCTGGAGCGGCTTCCTCGAGCGGTGGGCAGAAAAACGGTTCGAGGGTCGAGGCTACGCGGTTTACCAGTTGAATGGCTGACCGTTACGAACTTTCCATCGTCATACCGGTCTATAACGAAGCCGAAAACCTCTCCGAGGTTCTGTGCAAGGTGCGCGCCCTCAACCTCTCCGGCACCGAGGTCATCGTGGTGGACGATGGCTCGACGGACAACAGCGCCGAAGTCGCGATGGAGGCGGGGGCGAAGGTCATCCGCCATCCCTACAACATCGGGAACGGCGCGGCGGTCAAGACCGGAATGCGTGCGGCCCGGGGCCGGCTGCTCCTCCTGATGGACGGTGACGGCCAGCACCAACCCGAGGACATCCCGCGTCTGCTGGCGGAGAGCGATCGTTTCCACATGGTGGTGGGCGCCCGCGCGAAGGGATCCAAGCTGCGACTGCACCGCTACGCCGCCAACGCGGTTTACAACCTTTTCGCTTCCTACGTTGCCCGATTCAAGGTGCGGGACCTGACCTCCGGCTTCCGGGTGATGCGTCGGCGCGACGCGCTGCGGTTCATCGACCTTTTGCCGAATACTTTTTCTTATCCGACGACGTTGACCCTGGCGTTTCTGCGCTCCGGCCTGACGGTGAAATACGTGCCGATCCAGTCGTTGTACCGTTCCGGGCAGAGCAAGATCAGTCTTATGACTGACGGGATCCGGTTTCTGCTGATCATCGCCAGAATCGCGACGCTGTTCACTCCCTTCCGCGTGTTCCTGCCGGTGAGCCTGGTCTTCGGGTTCGGCGGGCTTGGTTATTACCTCTACACTTATCTGACGGAAGGCCGGTTCACGAACATGGCGGTCTTTCTCCTCACGACCGCAGTGATCGTCTTCATGCTGGGCCTGATCTCGGAGCAGATCGCCCTGCTGCGCATGGAGCAGCGCCCCCCGGCGCTGCGCGAGGATGAAGACTTGGAAGAGCGCGACCGGTGACGAGAGAACGGCCGGCGGGCTTTCCTGAGCGGCGGTGACACGAAGATACGCTGTCTTTGCCTCCTTGCTCCTGTGCGCGGCGGCGGGCCTGGCCGTCATCCTCTACGCCACTCCGTGGGGCCTTGGGCTCAGCCCCGATTCGGCGGTGTATGCCGGGGCGGCCCGCAGCCTGGCCGGGGGCCACGGAGTCAGCCTTCCGACGGCGCCCGGGGATTTTGCCGCGGTCGTTCACTATCCTCCGCTGTATCCGTTCGTGCTGGCCGCCGGTGCGTGGGCCGGTTGGGACTTGCTCGAGACGGCCCGTTGGCTGAACAGCTTCCTCTTTGGAGCCAATATATCCCTCGCGGGATGGCTTGCTTTCATGGGCACAGGACGGGTTGACGTCGCGGTGGCGGCGGCAGTGCTGACGACGACCGCCCTGCCGATGATTCAAACCCATTCGATGCTATGGTCAGAGCCGCTCTTTATCTTCGCTCTGCTTGCGGGGTGGATTCTTCTGTTGAGGTACCACCGCAACGGCGGACATCGCGGGGCTCTGGTAGCGGCGGCGGCCGTGACCGGCTCGAGCGCGCTGGTGCGCTACGCCGGATCCGCGTTCATCGTCGCCTTCGTCGCGGTTGTTTTGCTCCGGCCAGCGGGGTTGCGGAAACACAGGATTGCCGATGCGGCGGTCTGCTCGGCCATCGCAGCGCTGCCTTTGGCTCTCTGGCTGGTAAGGAATCGGGTTTTCTCGGGAACCTTCACCGGTCGGCGCCTCGGTTTTCACCCGATCGACTGGAGCCGGGCTTACGGGGCGATGGACACCATGCTCGACTGGATCTTTGCACCATGGTGGATCCGCGACGACCTTGAACGAAACCTGATCGCCGCTTCTCTGCTGGCGCTGGGTCTGGCCGCGGCGATTCGGGTTCGGGGTCGGGCGAAAAAACATGGGCCGCCGCCCGCAGCGGAGCGAAGATCGTTGTTTTACCTGTCGTTGGGAACGGCGGCCGCCGTTTACCTTTGCGCCCTAACGGGCTCGATTTCCTTCTTCGACTATCAAACCCCGCTCGATACCCGGCTGCTCGCCCCGATTTACCTTCCGCTCATGCTGACCTTGCTTTGTGCAACCGCTTCGGAGGGCTTTCCTCAACGATCTTCCCGCTCCTGGTCCCCTTCGTTGGTTCTGGCCGTCATCGCGGCGGCCGCCTTGCAGGGTTTCAGCGCGTGGCCGTGGCTGGCCTTGAGCCGGACTCACGGGATCGGCTATGCGGCTCGGGCCTGGCACGAGTCCGCGACCGTCAAAAAAGTGGCGGGGTTGCCGACAGGCACGCTGGTGTACAGCAATGCTCCGGACGCACTTTACGCCGTGCTGGGGATCGCCGCTGCAATGATCCCCCGCAAGACCCATCCCGACACGCGGGGGCAAAACGACCTTTACACCAGGGAGATCGCGGCGATGAGCGACGACTTGAGAAAAAGAGGCGGGGTCGTAGTCTACTTCAACCAGGTGGGCTGGCGATGGTATTTGCCCTCCAGCGAGGAGCTCAAGCACGACGCGGCGTTGGAGGCGGTCTCGATCGAGCATGACGGTACTATCTACCGTCTCCGCTCGACTCCGGCGCCGACCGCCGGACCGTAGAGAGGCCCGGTCGATCTTGGCACGAAACGAGAAACGATCGAAACACGGGCGCCCTTACCGCAGATGCAGGTCCTGATCGTCACCTGGAACTTTCCGCCGCGACGGGGCGGGATCGAGACCGTGGTCGAGCACGTGTACGCCGGCCTCAAAAAGCATCAGCCGACCGTGGTGGTCACCTCACACCCGGGTCGCCGGGTACCCGTTCAAGAAGGAGTTTTCCGAGCTCCATGGCCAGGATTGGTGTCCTTTGCCTCCTACGCGCTCTGGCGGGGAAGCCGCCTGCTCTCCGAGAATCCGGGGATCGACGTTATTCTGGGCGGGAGCGCGATGGTGGCGCCGATCGTCGTGTTGCTGGCTCGCCTGTTCAACCGCAGGGCCGTGCTGCAGGCACACGGTCTCGATCTCCTCTATCCGTCGTTCTGGTACCAGTGGCTGTGTGTCCGGTGGGCCAGGCGCTGCGACCGGCTGATCGCCAACAGCTCGTACACCGCCGATTTGGCGAAACGCAAAGGGGTGAGGCCGGACCGGATTTCCGTAATCCCTCCGGGAGTCGACGTTGAGCGCTTTGGCGCCGAGATGGACCGGGAGGATATCGTGAAGAAAGAGCTGGGACTCTCCGGCCGCCGGGTTCTGCTTTTCGTCGGCCGCCTCGCCAGGCGAAAAGGAATCGCGGAATTCATCCGCTATGCGCTGCCCCGAATCGTCTGCGACGCCCCGGAAACGTGCCTGGTCGTAGTAGGCGGCAATCCCGGCGAATCGCTGACCCACAGGGACGACGTTTGGAGCGACATCAACCGGTCGGTCAAAGCGACCGGCCTGGAAAACCATGTGCGGCTGTTGGGCACGGTGGAAGACGAAGAGGTCGACAGGCTTTTTCGGGCATGCGATCTGGTCATTCTACCCGCCATTTCGATGAACGGAGATGCGGAAGGCTTCGGCATCGTTCTCCTTGAGGCGGCGGCGGCCGGTAAACCCGCCATCGCCACCCGCGTGGGGGGCATCCCGGACGCTGTGGCCGACGGGGAGACCGGCCTGCTCGTCGATCCGGGTCGTTACGAAGCGCTGAGCGCCGCGGTCCTGGATCTGTTGCGGGATCCCTCTCGAAGGTCGGTCATGGGTGAGAGGGCGAGAAACCGTGCCCGAGCGATGTTCTCTTGGGAAAGGGTGATCTGCGAGTACCAGAAGGCTTTGGAGACATGAGCGTTGCGGCCCGCCGCTCAGCTGTTTCGGCTCAAACGCAGAAGAAAACGTTCCAGCTCGGCCGCCGAATCGCGCCACGACGGCACCGGCAGGTCGAGAACCTGCCTTTCTCGGAGCTGCCGGGTTACGGCGGCGGCGAGGCTCGACGGGTTTTCCGCTTCATAGAGGTGGTCCGGGTGGCGCTCCAGCAGCTCGATCATCGTTCCCACGGCGGCCGCCACGATTGGAACGCGGCACGCCAGGATTTCGTAGGCCTTTTGCGGGAAGCTGTACTCGCCCTGACTGGAATGACGATAGCAGACCACGGAAAGATCCAAGGCGTTGACGAAATCCGGGACCTGATGGTGGGGCAGGTTGCCGAGGTACCGTACTCTGGGATGGTCCGGCAAGCTCACGCCTCTGCCGATCGGCCCCGCCAGTGCGAGCCAGAGATCGCTTCGTTCCGCGGCGAGCAGCTCGAAAGCGCTGAAGAGCGTTTCGATCCCTCGGCTGCGATCCAGGGCGCCGGCGGTTCCAACGATAGTCGCCGTCTCCGGAAGCCCCAGGCGAAGCCGGCACTCACGGCGGTCGAGCGGCCGGAACAGTTCGGTCCGAACGCCGTTTTCGATCACGACGGTCGGTTTGAGGCGGCGGTAATCGCGCGTGATGTGAGCAGCCAGACGGCGGCTAAAACAGGTCACGCCATCGGCGGACCTGACCGCCCGACGGAACAGGGGCACGATCAACGGCAGCCTGCTGGCGCCGAACGCTTCAAAATTGTCGTAGAGATCGATCACGCTGCGAAGGCGCCGGCGTCTTGCGAGCCAGGCGCCGAGAACAGCCAGAAAAGCATCGGAACCCGCCCATATGACATCGGGCTCGAAATGCCCGATGATCTCGACGGACCTGCGGATGAACATTGCCGCACCGGCCCCGGCACGGCTGGTGAGGTCGAACGATTCCCACATCACCGACGGCCCTCCCGGTCGGGCCGAATCGAGAACCGTCGTGTCGTTCCGGCGGCGGTAGCTGAGCGTGACGCCGCGAACCTCGTGTCCCAGGTTCGCCAGCTCGGCCGGGAGCTCGCGGAAGCGCCCGAATCGGTCGTCGAGGAGGTCCTTGCCCATGTACTGGCGCTTCGTCAGAACCAGGACTTTCATAGGCGCTGCAACCGTCGCGTCCAGCCAATGCCGATCCGGTAAAAAGCCCGCTGGGGGAGCAGCCAACGGCACGTGACGAGGGCCAGCAGCCGCAGATAATCGAGAAGCCACGTCTTGCAGAAACGAAACGTGCTCGTGCGATGGCGCCACAGGAACCGAGTTCTTGCAACGACCTGAAACGTGGAGTTGCGCGAGGTCAGCAGCCGCACGCAGCCGCGAGGGCCCAGCCGGCGGTCGTACGGGTTTACGCCCGTCTTGCTGCGATCGTTCAGGACGACTGCCCGAGTGCATACGCGGAGTGTAAATCCGGCGGCTTTCGCCCTCATCAGAAGGTCATCGTCGGCGAAGACCTGGGGGAAAGCTTTTTCGTCGAAAAGGCCGACGGTATCGAACACCGCCATCGGGAACAACGTGCACATGCCGTGCAGCATGTCGACCGGGCCCGAGCGGTCGCCGATCTCCGCAAGCGGAGCGTCACGATCCAGGTAATAGAACCGATCGCTACCGCGGGCCTGCATGCGCCCCGAAAAGAAAGCGATCTCGGGGCGGTCGAGATAGCAGCAAGCCGCCCCGATGATGCAGCCGGAGTCGGCGGCTGCAGCCTCTCCGAGCGCAGAGAAGAGTCCCGGGGTCGCGACATTGTCGTCGTTATAGGTCAGCACGTAAGTACAACCCAGCTCCTTGGCTCTTTGTACGCCCCGGTTCACGGCGGCGGCCCACCACATGGATGCATCCCCTTCGATCAAGTCCACCTGCGGATAGCGGGCCCGGACACTCTCGC
Encoded here:
- a CDS encoding sodium:calcium antiporter; this encodes MVHWIWIGSSVLLAVQWIGIHLSGVHLEPQWEALSAGAAIFGAAFMLSWAAELAQLEISQSLALALLALIAVLPEYAVDMYFAWMAGEHPQYTAFATANMTGANRLLIGVGWAAVVCTYWLKTKKGAVVLEPTHKIEILYLGLATVYSFMIPLKGRLDLMDAVIFIAIFVFYVRAASKAAHVEPELEGPTELIASWGASPRRAATVLFFVFAGYTIFISAEPFAEGLLETGRTFGIEEFVLVQWLAPLASESPEFIVAILFAIRANPGASMGTLLSSKVNQWTLLVGMLPVVFAVSKGELSPMHMDTRQVEEMLLTAAQSLFAVAILANLSFSLGEALVVFILFSTQLLIPDPAFRYYYAFLYIILGVGLVALKKDSRQAVCGLFARQPTARL
- a CDS encoding cupin domain-containing protein gives rise to the protein MSRFETDPGQLEAFYRETGERHLVPLWTVTAKLLPFEPQTKVLPYLWRWSELRRLAYRAAELVPIERGGERRVLAFVNPGLGGKYAATHTLWGAVQIVLPGEVAPCHRHTASAIRFIIEGERCFTNVNGDKCVMSRGDLVLTPNWTWHDHGSEANEAMIWMDGLDLPLVGDLDAIFFELYPGLQQPVVQVNGSERSFGGPHLMPTWEKPQEAYSPLLNFKWAPTYEALKRVGEAPASPFDDVCFEYRNPNTGGPTLPTMSCIVQMIRPGVHTQAHRQVNSAVYHVFEGTGYTVINGRRFDWERGDFFVVPPWAWHEHANESKEEAILFSVQDTPVMQALGLYREEPYPENGGRQKITDVFKP
- a CDS encoding glutathione S-transferase family protein; amino-acid sequence: MAVRLFQSQTSMFCEKVRVVLAMKQVPYEIVDVRKDDRKSLIAYSNQRKVPVMDYHGQCVIDSTTIAAFLEQKHPANSIYPANPSDKGLCLLLEDWSDEVLIQANHAIRRAETEEARKKAEEAFQVHFGSLDQLFTGRTFIFDRMTIADISIFSQLHYLYTVVHYEIPGRYENLNAWLERMRRALKLNSLAESFAAPSL
- a CDS encoding glycosyltransferase family 2 protein, with product MADRYELSIVIPVYNEAENLSEVLCKVRALNLSGTEVIVVDDGSTDNSAEVAMEAGAKVIRHPYNIGNGAAVKTGMRAARGRLLLLMDGDGQHQPEDIPRLLAESDRFHMVVGARAKGSKLRLHRYAANAVYNLFASYVARFKVRDLTSGFRVMRRRDALRFIDLLPNTFSYPTTLTLAFLRSGLTVKYVPIQSLYRSGQSKISLMTDGIRFLLIIARIATLFTPFRVFLPVSLVFGFGGLGYYLYTYLTEGRFTNMAVFLLTTAVIVFMLGLISEQIALLRMEQRPPALREDEDLEERDR
- a CDS encoding glycosyltransferase family 4 protein, which gives rise to MQVLIVTWNFPPRRGGIETVVEHVYAGLKKHQPTVVVTSHPGRRVPVQEGVFRAPWPGLVSFASYALWRGSRLLSENPGIDVILGGSAMVAPIVVLLARLFNRRAVLQAHGLDLLYPSFWYQWLCVRWARRCDRLIANSSYTADLAKRKGVRPDRISVIPPGVDVERFGAEMDREDIVKKELGLSGRRVLLFVGRLARRKGIAEFIRYALPRIVCDAPETCLVVVGGNPGESLTHRDDVWSDINRSVKATGLENHVRLLGTVEDEEVDRLFRACDLVILPAISMNGDAEGFGIVLLEAAAAGKPAIATRVGGIPDAVADGETGLLVDPGRYEALSAAVLDLLRDPSRRSVMGERARNRARAMFSWERVICEYQKALET
- a CDS encoding glycosyltransferase; translated protein: MKVLVLTKRQYMGKDLLDDRFGRFRELPAELANLGHEVRGVTLSYRRRNDTTVLDSARPGGPSVMWESFDLTSRAGAGAAMFIRRSVEIIGHFEPDVIWAGSDAFLAVLGAWLARRRRLRSVIDLYDNFEAFGASRLPLIVPLFRRAVRSADGVTCFSRRLAAHITRDYRRLKPTVVIENGVRTELFRPLDRRECRLRLGLPETATIVGTAGALDRSRGIETLFSAFELLAAERSDLWLALAGPIGRGVSLPDHPRVRYLGNLPHHQVPDFVNALDLSVVCYRHSSQGEYSFPQKAYEILACRVPIVAAAVGTMIELLERHPDHLYEAENPSSLAAAVTRQLRERQVLDLPVPSWRDSAAELERFLLRLSRNS
- a CDS encoding glycosyltransferase family 2 protein — encoded protein: MHVTAVVIPTYNRRETLLLALKAVFEALPPAHRVLVVDSGSSDGTRESVRARYPQVDLIEGDASMWWAAAVNRGVQRAKELGCTYVLTYNDDNVATPGLFSALGEAAAADSGCIIGAACCYLDRPEIAFFSGRMQARGSDRFYYLDRDAPLAEIGDRSGPVDMLHGMCTLFPMAVFDTVGLFDEKAFPQVFADDDLLMRAKAAGFTLRVCTRAVVLNDRSKTGVNPYDRRLGPRGCVRLLTSRNSTFQVVARTRFLWRHRTSTFRFCKTWLLDYLRLLALVTCRWLLPQRAFYRIGIGWTRRLQRL